The following DNA comes from Hymenobacter sp. J193.
GGCTGAAAATGCTGAACAGCGTGCAGTTGCACCAGCACGATAGCCTGCCCGTGCTCTTCCTGAATGTACCGCCCGCCGCGCCGCTGCGGCACTATTCGTACCGCGCCAACGCCAGCATGGCCCCCGAGCACTACGCCGCCGGCCTGCGGGCCGTGACCGGGCCCCTGCTGGTGCTGGTGGGCGGGCAGGACGAGGTGTTTGCCGCCGAGGCCCAGCACCGGGCCGTGCAGGCCCACAGCCGCGGACAGGTGGAAGTGGTGGCCGGGGCCAGCCACAACGGCCTTTGCCGCGAGGCCCGCACGTTCCAGGTGGTCCGGGAGTGGTTTGCCCGCCTGTAGCCCATGACCGCCGCCCCCACTCCGCAGCAGTTCCCGGCCTGGCTGGCGCAGCACCGCGGCATCTTGCACAAAGTAGCCCGCGCCTACTGCCGGGACGAAGACGACCGGCAGGACTTATTGCAGGAAATGCTGCTGCGGCTGTGGCAGGCGCTGCCGCGCTACAACCCGGCCCAAGCGGCCGCCTCCACCTGGGTGTACCGGGTGGCGCTGAACACGGCCATCTCGTTCTACCGTCAGCACGCCGCCCGCCGCGCCGCCCGCGCCCC
Coding sequences within:
- a CDS encoding RNA polymerase sigma factor — protein: MTAAPTPQQFPAWLAQHRGILHKVARAYCRDEDDRQDLLQEMLLRLWQALPRYNPAQAAASTWVYRVALNTAISFYRQHAARRAARAPLPAELPQPSEAEAPEREQQLRQLEQFIDELRELDKALMLLYLESKSHADIADILGISVSNVATKVSRIKEHLRQRFARQPA